From one Rosa rugosa chromosome 4, drRosRugo1.1, whole genome shotgun sequence genomic stretch:
- the LOC133743484 gene encoding thylakoid lumenal protein TL20.3, chloroplastic isoform X1 produces MPHQRSISISNFLSSPTSNSSFCTSCILGIYIQITLKIVMALTFISSLSIQSLTSSSSNSKTYPTRQQSLSRPFSMVCQIDPNRHNFQDGSHKQCMTVREGSKNWKNIVSVALATAAVISFSSGMPAIADLNKFEAETPGEFGIGSAAQFGSADLRKAVHVNENFRRANFTSADMRESDFSGSTFNGAYLEKAVAYKANFAGADLSDTLMDRMVLNEANLKDAVLVRSVLTRSDLGGALIEGADFSDAVLDLTQKQALCKYASGTNPTTGVSTRSSLGCGNSRRNAYGSPSSPLLSAPPQKLLNRDGFCDQETGLCDVK; encoded by the exons ATGCCTCATCAAAGGAGCATTTCAATATCCAATTTTCTCTCAAGTCCTACCTCAAATTCTAGTTTCTGTACTTCTTGTATCCTTGGCATCTATATCCAAATCACTCTGAAAATTGTAATGGCACTCACTTTTATTTCCTCACTTTCCATTCAGTCCTTAACCTCATCTTCTTCGAATTCAAAGACTTATCCAACCCGTCAGCAATCCCTCTCCAGACCCTTTTCCATGGTATGCCAGATAGACCCTAACAGACACAATTTTCAAG ATGGTTCCCACAAGCAATGCATGACCGTTAGAGAAGGGTCCAAGAATTGGAAAAACATAGTTTCAGTAGCCTTGGCAACTGCTGCAGTTATTAGCTTCAGCTCTGGCATGCCCGCCATTGCAGACCTCAATAAGTTTGAAGCCGAAACACCTGGTGAATTTGGTATAGGATCAGCAGCCCAATTTGGTTCTGCAGACCTCAG GAAAGCAGTACATGTGAATGAAAATTTCAG GAGAGCCAATTTCACATCTGCTGATATGAGGGAATCTGATTTCAGTGGTTCAACATTCAATGGTGCATACCTTGAGAAAGCTGTAGCATATAAGGCTAATTTTGCTG GTGCGGATTTGAGCGACACATTGATGGATCGTATG GTCCTTAATGAAGCTAATCTCAAGGATGCTGTGCTTGTTAGATCAGTTCTCACTCGAAGTGATCTTGGTGGTGCCCTAATCGAAGGCGCTGATTTCAGTGACGCTGTCTTGGACCTCACCCAGAAGCAG GCTCTCTGCAAGTATGCAAGTGGCACGAACCCAACTACAGGGGTGAGCACAAGATCAAGCCTAGGTTGCGGGAACAGTCGACGAAATGCTTATGGCTCTCCCTCATCCCCTCTGTTAAGCGCTCCACCTCAGAAACTACTTAATCGGGATGGATTCTGTGATCAAGAAACTGGTCTTTGTGATGTAAAATGA
- the LOC133743484 gene encoding thylakoid lumenal protein TL20.3, chloroplastic isoform X2 has product MTVREGSKNWKNIVSVALATAAVISFSSGMPAIADLNKFEAETPGEFGIGSAAQFGSADLRKAVHVNENFRRANFTSADMRESDFSGSTFNGAYLEKAVAYKANFAGADLSDTLMDRMVLNEANLKDAVLVRSVLTRSDLGGALIEGADFSDAVLDLTQKQALCKYASGTNPTTGVSTRSSLGCGNSRRNAYGSPSSPLLSAPPQKLLNRDGFCDQETGLCDVK; this is encoded by the exons ATGACCGTTAGAGAAGGGTCCAAGAATTGGAAAAACATAGTTTCAGTAGCCTTGGCAACTGCTGCAGTTATTAGCTTCAGCTCTGGCATGCCCGCCATTGCAGACCTCAATAAGTTTGAAGCCGAAACACCTGGTGAATTTGGTATAGGATCAGCAGCCCAATTTGGTTCTGCAGACCTCAG GAAAGCAGTACATGTGAATGAAAATTTCAG GAGAGCCAATTTCACATCTGCTGATATGAGGGAATCTGATTTCAGTGGTTCAACATTCAATGGTGCATACCTTGAGAAAGCTGTAGCATATAAGGCTAATTTTGCTG GTGCGGATTTGAGCGACACATTGATGGATCGTATG GTCCTTAATGAAGCTAATCTCAAGGATGCTGTGCTTGTTAGATCAGTTCTCACTCGAAGTGATCTTGGTGGTGCCCTAATCGAAGGCGCTGATTTCAGTGACGCTGTCTTGGACCTCACCCAGAAGCAG GCTCTCTGCAAGTATGCAAGTGGCACGAACCCAACTACAGGGGTGAGCACAAGATCAAGCCTAGGTTGCGGGAACAGTCGACGAAATGCTTATGGCTCTCCCTCATCCCCTCTGTTAAGCGCTCCACCTCAGAAACTACTTAATCGGGATGGATTCTGTGATCAAGAAACTGGTCTTTGTGATGTAAAATGA